TCAAAATGTGAATATATATTAATCTTGCTTGTTTATTGTGTCAGGACAAAATCCTGTGTCGAGTTTGCTTCGATGAACAAATAAATATGGTTCTTCTCCCTTGTAGACATCATGTTCTTTGCAGGTATTACCTATATCCCTCTTATCATTATTTCATTTTGCTCATCTTGTCTGTTCTCTGTGTCTGAGAAATGAATATTAATGTCCTAAATATGTTGCATTTAAGTTGTTGGTCTTAAATAATCCGAGCTTCCCCATCCAATCTCTCTCTGACTCGTAATTTATCTTATGCCTCGATGTTTAAAAATGTTAATTCTTCGTTCCTGAATTATAAACAGTGTATGTTGCGAAAGATGCAAGAAATGCCCCATATGTCGTGTATGCATTGAAGAGCGTCTACCTGTATATGATGTGTAGCTCTGCTGGTTTTACCGACGAATTTCCAGGTAAAGAGAAATACTGTAGTTGAGTCACTCGAGCAACATGAAGCATTGATTTAAGGGGTGATTGCAGTTTTATCAAGTCATTTCACCATCCCAATATAAACAGCTTGGTTTATATTATGTTGTGTATATTTTTCATAGTACTGTTGGCTGACTTAGTCTCACCATATTGTATAGAATTATTACACACAAAACATATTTATCTTCACTTGGGAAGTGATAAAGGTTGTCCTTTCTTTCCTTCGTCAAAAACTTTTTTGTGTCACGTTATTTGTGAACATTAGCATATGCAGATATCGTGTGGTTATTCTTATCCTTTTTAGTgagcagaaaaaaaaaaaaaaaaaaagaaacgatATCACAATCCCTTTCATTTACTATAATATACTCTCTCTATCTCAACCAAATCCATAAATTAATTGGTAACAAATAAACTATTCTTTTGTGAAATCATTCCcaaaaaatatagataaaaaaGAACGACGTTAAAAACAGACAGGAGCCGCAAGAAATCATTCATTCAAGAACACGTGGCTGATATTGGTAAGACCGGACTGGGATTTCCCATTTCTTCATCCTTGGATTCGATTTTCTTGGAGTTCATCTGAGTGATGAAGCCATTAAAACACTCATCCACTGTTGTAAATATCTCCTctggataaagattcgtgactTCAACTTCGTCTGGCCCGTCTATTGCATAATTTATTTGGCAACCCTTGAAGAAAATATCGTGGGTGAAAGATGCCACCACACTTTGTGGAATTATTTTCTCTGCAGCCAAAATAAAATTCTGGGGTATTATTTAAATTGGAGAGTATTTACCTGACAATCGAAAGCATTCTTTAGTTAAAGTTCATATGCCATATATGACCAGTTCCAAGAACAAGACACTAATTTAATGGTGACATTCTTCTCCAGAAAATTTCGCGATATATATTTCATTTCCGGAAAATAATAGTGTACTAGAGGTCGAGATACCTTAAACAGAAATCATAGACAGATTTCCTAAAATACAAGTTTGAGGAACTCAAATCAAATAGCGAAAccttaaaagatttaaatttcCGATACTCTAATAAAGTGTGTATATGATACATGTCAACATTTTTCGAAAACCCGAATGTGTATTAACGTTTTAACAGCagaattttaatttgaaaatttcttGAAATTATGTGTTTCTCTTATGAATCATAAATGTAGAACCTTTTGCAGCATCAAGTAAATGGTCTTCGGATACGGTGATTCTGGGAAGATTTCTACCAATTTTCTTCTCCCACAGAGAAGCAAGCTCGTTAATATTGAGATAGTTGCAGGGTGGTCGAAAATGAAGGGTTTTCTTCAATGTACGAATGTCACCCGCAGCTTTGATCGTGAACTTCCCAATGTCTGGTCCGGCAACAAAATAAGCTGCACAGATCAATGCAATAAAAACccaaaaataaaacatcattaaagTTTTTGAAGTATTTTACAAAAACTTGGTAAAATTAGCAAAACAAAATGTGATAAATCGCATTTAAATTCGTGTTTAATGATTATCAATATTTGTATTTCATCCCTTGTTTTTGTTAGCAAATGAATTAATCATGGCCTACACATTAAATTACCTTTCACGCAACCATCTCCATAGATTTGGAAATGATCTAAAGGTGGTGAGACCTCAGAGGGGTGTGTGTTATCATAGTAAGGCCATGAAGCTATTGAATTGCAACAAATATAGGTGTAGGGTATGCCTGCATCTTCAACGACTCGTCGGACTTTTCGTTTTTCGATATACATGCTCAGCCCCGGCTCCACCGGGTCAGCACGAGCCACGTCGTGCCCGAACTCGGATGGCAAGAACCTCTGCAACTCCAATGATTTCATTGATCATTTCCATGTTCAGTATCACATATGTTCAAAAAAATACTTTACTAACCATAATGGTCCCAACGGCTTGAATGGCTCGGATGAGGATCAATTGATCGAGAATGTTAGCACCACCCACTGCTGATATTACTATATCTATCTTGTGTTCTTTTAGTATTTTCTCCATCAATTCTTGGTTGTTTATTGCACCCTacgttttaattttaaataaaacaaaaacaaataataTGCATAGTTAATTCATTAATAATCATCcaagaaaaaaatgaaattgcTCAAACATAATATTCATAAATCGAATCAAATAGAAGACACATACATGAATGATGGTGGCTCCTTGATCCTCAAAACCTTTCAGAGCCTTGGCCTTTGCCGGACAACTCGGTATCGAACGTACTAGAATAAAAGTCGAGTGGCCGGAGTTCAGGCTAGCGTCTGCGATAAACTGGCCGATGAAACCGGCGGCTCCGACGATAAGAACTCGACTAGAGTGATCAGCTCCACCATTACTTGAAGGTGGCAAGGTCATTTTCAATTCTTTTCGAGTTTCGTAATTTTAGTCCTAGGATGTTCCGTGGATCGTGTAATTCgccaaaagaaataaaattatttatagaTGCTTCTGATTGATGAACTTTGGTTGGTATAAGTTGGGATTTAAAATCTCAATAAATGCTTCTACATGTTTAATTTTATCTACCCTTCCTCAAGATTCAATATTATTCTTctctaaaattatttaaaattattgaaaaccCTAATTAATCTCTACATATAAATTAACATTCTTATAATATTtagcatttttcaaaataaaatttaaagtatattataattatgaaaataaaaaatatcaagaatgacatgtaatatttaatataataagaATTTAAAGTTTCATGCTAATATTAAGAGGGAagtattttagaatttttttttaaaaaaaaactattgaTATGCCAAAAATTGaacaattcaagaaaaaaaatacaGTGATAAATCTGAGTATTTTAAAAAgtatgaaatgaaaaatatgattACTAAGaatgactttttcttaattatatGTGCGTGTGTTTGTGTGTTAAAAATTGTATATTGCCGACAATGAACTAATTATTGGCTGTCAATTATCtggttaatttttttatttacattTTATTGAAAAATGAGATTGACTGTTAGATGGATTATTTGATCACTGGTGGTTTGTTCGGTTGGTGATCCACTGGTAAGATCGATAATGGCAAATTGATgtgtttttataatatttgttcCCATTAATTCTTAGTATTTCTCTGCATTAAAATAGTATAATACTAGGTTAAATGAGCCCATGTAGATGTATTTCAGTTTAATACGATTTGTGTGGCATGATTATATGCAAATAATAAAACTGGAAAATCAATTTATTGCAAGTTCGGGTTTTCGTACTCTAACTCGTCAAAGTTAAATCTTAATACATAGACCAACGTCTGcgtatataatttaaaaaaatttaatacaaTCGATGTGAGATCAAACTATTTACTGACATGTTTGACCACACCAAAACATGTTTAGGTATATGATGCACCTCTCATGCCAACGtattaagagtgagtctcatgtgaaaccgtctcacggatcttaatctgtgagacgagtcaatcctatctatattcacaataaaaagtaatactcttagcataaaaagtaatattttttcatggatgacccaaataatagatctatctcacaaatatgatccgtgagaccgtctcacacagaTTTTTGCTACGTATTAGTTATGTCATGACAGAGTATAATGATTTCCTTCCCGATTTGTTTTCGTCTACGGACGTTTCAGTGAGAATATTTTATTAAGTAAGACGTTAAATCTATGATAGATAAGTTTGACAAATGAAACATGGCATCACTAATTACTAAAATTGTTCATTTGTCAAGTATATATTTCTTAAATCATTTTTTCTCATTTGGATGAATTTTTTTTCATTATGATATATTAGATGTATTATGTATATGTTTTCTTTTACCAATTTTTTTga
This genomic interval from Primulina eburnea isolate SZY01 chromosome 16, ASM2296580v1, whole genome shotgun sequence contains the following:
- the LOC140816801 gene encoding leucoanthocyanidin reductase-like — translated: MTLPPSSNGGADHSSRVLIVGAAGFIGQFIADASLNSGHSTFILVRSIPSCPAKAKALKGFEDQGATIIHGAINNQELMEKILKEHKIDIVISAVGGANILDQLILIRAIQAVGTIMRFLPSEFGHDVARADPVEPGLSMYIEKRKVRRVVEDAGIPYTYICCNSIASWPYYDNTHPSEVSPPLDHFQIYGDGCVKAYFVAGPDIGKFTIKAAGDIRTLKKTLHFRPPCNYLNINELASLWEKKIGRNLPRITVSEDHLLDAAKEKIIPQSVVASFTHDIFFKGCQINYAIDGPDEVEVTNLYPEEIFTTVDECFNGFITQMNSKKIESKDEEMGNPSPVLPISATCS